The Christiangramia forsetii KT0803 DNA segment AAGAGCTGTAAAGATGATATGGTTAGCATTCTTTCAGCTCTTTATGTGGGCACAAGAAATTAGTTAAATTCAAAAATATAAAAGTTATGAAAAAGGTATTAAGAACTGCACTGTTAACAGGTGTATTTATGATTGGAGCCATTACGATCCAGGCCCAGGAAAAAAATGACACTGCAATGAAAAAGATGTTGCAGGATGATCAAAAAAAAGAACAGATTTACAGCGCTATATTGGATGATTCGGAAATGAAAAAGGAAATGATGCAGCGTATGATGAAGGAGGCTAAAAAAGACTCTACCTCCTGCAAAATGATGGGCAATATGATGATGAAGGATGGCCATATGCAGGATATGATGATGGGAAAAATGATGGATGGCGCCTCGAAAGATGATGGGATGTGCAAGAAGATGTGTATGATGATGATGAAGGATGGCAAGATGATGAAGATGATGGATAATATGAAGGAGAAGGATGGGAAATCTATGGATTCCAAGGATAAAATGGGTGCCTCCAATCAGGAAGAACACAATTCACAGATGCATAAAAATAACTAATAAGTACAGGTAAGTACAGGGGGATATGATGAAATGGATGATAACAGGATGTCTGTTGATAGTCATAACCTCCTTTATCTGGCCATTTCTAGGTATTCAGGACTATGGCAGGTGGCTTTTCTTTGGCCTAATTTTCCTGTCTTGTCAGCTGCCTATGTTATTGATGAAAAAAAACAAGAAAAATGAGGGAAGTTAAAGCGTTTATCCGAGAAAAAAGAGCCAATGAGGTGATGCAGGCATTGCGTACTGAAGGTTTTGAAAGCCTAACGGTTTCTGAGGCTGAAGGTACCGGAAGATATACTCAAAGAAAAGATTCTCCATCCCTTAGGTTTCCTCTTGCCCATAGCAAAATGTCTAAGTTGGAAATTGTCTGCAGGAAAGAAGATGTGCCAAAGATCGTGCAGGTGATCCATCAGAACGGCGGTAAGGGTGAAAAAGGGGAAGGGCTCATTTACGTGTCTGAAGTACTTGAAATTTATAAGGTAAGAACTGGAGAATTAAGCAAAGAG contains these protein-coding regions:
- a CDS encoding P-II family nitrogen regulator, with amino-acid sequence MREVKAFIREKRANEVMQALRTEGFESLTVSEAEGTGRYTQRKDSPSLRFPLAHSKMSKLEIVCRKEDVPKIVQVIHQNGGKGEKGEGLIYVSEVLEIYKVRTGELSKEDI